A portion of the Caenorhabditis elegans chromosome III genome contains these proteins:
- the nspb-12 gene encoding Nematode Specific Peptide family, group B (Product from WormBase gene class nspb;~Confirmed by transcript evidence), whose amino-acid sequence MFAKCFVAVLLCAMIVGSHQQYVVPSYSAAYVPSAYAYPSVYSPYVAAAAYPSVWAWGSNKNKDDAAPRAFARPSALLNNQKPTTA is encoded by the exons ATGTTCGCCAAGTG cTTCGTCGCCGTCCTTCTCTGCGCCATGATCGTCGGATCCCATCAACAATACGTTGTCCCATCCTACTCGGCCGCCTATGTTCCATCTGCCTACGCCTACCCATCAGTTTATTCTCCATACGTAGCCGCTGCAGCCTATCCATCAGTCTGGGCTTGGGGATCAAACAAGAATAAGGATGATGCTGCTCCACGTGCATTTGCTCGTCCATCTGCTCTTCTTAACAATCAGAAGCCAACCACCGCTTGA
- the molo-1 gene encoding MOLO1 domain-containing protein (Confirmed by transcript evidence) encodes MVGNVLLLLIYHITLATSSQWTSSQFPDLRGPTVNQCVAVLPRNKQQLYVCDPDHMLNNTQAMQLNIQLQELAVGTPCHCQRRSQCTTGIEGSGGKEGLHGFIVSIAIVKNLYMHMHSPSDTQLTERAEAFCRALEGRWALGDCGNSVIVFVWQHYKKMVIWPARLAEKYITAEERKAILTKVNDYAQTDDWFPALSTIIKEISNELNGDPEPRFDTGTLSLLLSVGLAVGLTVFITCCVCAFRCCGNVKTRERRKSVERAMDNLRNSVIRRGSQFRRFDCQCIPMMCVHIMPLCVTL; translated from the exons ATGGTGGGTAATGTTCTATTACTGCTCATCTACCACATAACTCTTGCCACGTCATCACAATGGACATCCTCTCAATTTCCGGATCTTCGGGGACCTACGGTGAATCAGTGCGTAGCAGTTTTGCCACGAAATAAGCAACAACTTTATGTCTGTGATCCGGATCATATGCTGAATAATACACAAG CGATGCAATTGAACATTCAGCTGCAAGAATTGGCAGTCGGGACGCCGTGTCACTGTCAGAGAAGGTCACAATGCACAACAGGGATCGAGG GAAGTGGCGGAAAGGAGGGCCTACACGGCTTCATTGTCTCAATCGCAATTGTCAAGAACCTCTATATGCATATGCACTCGCCAAGTGACAC ACAACTTACTGAAAGAGCTGAAGCTTTCTGCCGAGCACTTGAAGGACGCTGGGCACTCGGAGACTGTGGAAACTCGGTTATTGTGTTTGTATGGCAGCATTATAAAAAG atggtaATATGGCCGGCTCGACTTGCAGAGAAATACATAACTGCAGAGGAAAGGAAGGCTATTCTAACAAAAGTTAATGATTATGCACAGACTGATGATTGGTTTCCGGCACTTTCTACAATTATTA AAGAAATATCAAACGAGCTGAATGGGGATCCAGAGCCGAGATTCGACACTGGCACCTTATCACTTTTGTTATCAGTTGGCTTAGCAGTTGGGCTTACGGTATTTATTACAT gcTGTGTGTGCGCATTCCGATGTTGCGGAAACGTAAAAACACGAGAGCGACGGAAGAGTGTCGAACGAGCAATGGACAATCTACGGAACAGCGTGATCCGTCGAGGCAGTCAGTTTCGCAGGTTTGATTGTCAGTGCATTCCCATGATGTGTGTGCACATTATGCCCCTGTGTGTCACGCTTTAA
- the F56D2.5 gene encoding RBR-type E3 ubiquitin transferase (Confirmed by transcript evidence) encodes MTDRDLQIYELEALESVLREKKLAKSSDWSDKNAEIQGIIEVGFDNLYDPTVTIEGTSDSGDQFHLPLDILPPIRLKFHLPNDYPTVSSPKLELESYWMNQEQMTSCETELAKICEENQMMEVLFMCYQTIIDLMAQNTPKIINLNEACALNRQGETIESLKMKILQKEEEAVEEQFVNTLYDCQVCFESQMGQHCIKFQPCSHVFCKSCTFNYYISIAKGFVSKPMSCLAEGCENEAQQGMVQEALGEELFAKYEAHMLEKAIREMDDSMECPNENCQMVAYLTDSQRNLVECSYCNYSFCNLCKGTFHGVSRCKFRKEDEERIMKEWNEADEAGKEEMYKRYGEKNMKALEERFLNRGWLEENSKQCPKCLVYIEKDEGCNKMHCTKCNASFCWLCSKTLNNVDPYSHYSEKGSCNGRLFQGTWVDEEVDEFDWE; translated from the exons atgacTGATCGTGACCTGCAAATATATGAATTGGAAGCATTGGAAAGTGTTCTAAGAGAGAAGAAACTGGCGAAATCCAGTGATTGGAGTGATAAGAATGCTGAAATCCAGGGAATTATTGAG GTCGGATTTGACAACTTATACGATCCAACAGTCACAATTGAAGGAACATCTGACTCCGGCGATCAATTTCATCTTCCTCTTGACATTCTTCCTCCAATTCGACTAAAATTCCATCTTCCAAATGATTATCCCACCGTATCATCACCAAAACTTGAACTGGAAAGTTATTGGATGAATCAGGAACAAATGACATCTTGTGAAACCGAGTTGGCAAAGATTTGCGAGGAAAACCAGATGATGGAGGTGCTTTTTATGTGCTACCAGACAATAATTGATTTG atggcCCAGAACACtccgaaaattataaatttgaacGAGGCATGTGCACTGAACAGACAAGGAGAGACTATCgaatctctgaaaatgaaaatactaCAGAAAGAAGAGGAAGCTGTTGAAGAACAGTTTGTTAATACCCTCTACGATTGCCAA gtaTGCTTCGAATCCCAAATGGGACAGCACTGCATAAAGTTCCAGCCATGTTCTCATGTTTTCTGCAAATCCTGCACTTTCAACTATTATATTTCTATTGCCAAGGGGTTTGTG tcGAAACCAATGTCATGTCTAGCAGAAGGATGTGAAAATGAAGCCCAACAGGGTATGGTGCAAGAGGCTCTAGGAGAGGAGCTGTTTGCAAA gtatGAAGCTCATATGCTAGAAAAAGCAATTCGAGAAATGGATGATTCAATGGAATGTCCaaatgaaaattgccaaatggTGGCTTATCTAACTGACAg ccaacGCAACCTTGTTGAATGCTCCTATTGCAATTATTCTTTCTGCAATTTGTGCAAAGGAACGTTCCATGGAGTCTCAAGGtgtaaatttagaaaagaagACGAGGAGAGAATAATGAAAGAATGGAATGAAGCAGATGAAgcaggaaaagaagaaatgtaTAAACGGTATGGAGAGAAGAACATGAAGGCTCTGGAGGAACGATTCCTTAATCGTGGATGGCTGGAGGAGAACAGCAAGCAGTGTCCGAAATGTTTAGTGTACATTGAGAAGGACGAAGGATGCAATAAGATGCATTGTACAAAATGTAATGCCTCGTTCTGTTGGTTGTGCTCTAAAACTCTGAATAATGTGGATCCATACAGTCATTACTCGGAGAAG GGATCTTGCAACGGACGTTTATTTCAAGGTACTTGGGTAGATGAAGAAGTGGATGAGTTTGACTGGGAATAA
- the F56D2.8 gene encoding DUF4440 domain-containing protein (Confirmed by transcript evidence) translates to MRLPIFLLALSSASIVFSLDPVPEEYANVPKEFFEKFQAAIKSGDPVAVVDLFAPDDMLPVSGMIEAAQGIIKSFESYPTGIIERVRYEYGVIQINVRYYPNTPLLSKKTTIFKIKYENKWKGWTMVHFSDWM, encoded by the exons ATGcgtcttccaatttttcttctagCTCTTTCAAGTGCTTCTATTGTCTTTTCATTGGATCCAGTCCCCGAAGAATATGCCAACGTACCGAAGGAGTTCTTCGAAAAGTTCCAGGCAGCTATCAAATCAGGGGACCCAGTTGCAGTAGTGGATCTTTTTGCTCCGGATGATATGCTTC CTGTCAGTGGCATGATTGAAGCGGCACAGGGAATCATCAAATCTTTTGAATCTTATCCGACCGGAATAATTGAACGAGTTCGCTACGAGTATGGAGTCATTCAGATTAATGTCAGATATTACCCCAACACGCCccttttgtccaaaaaaacgACTATTTTCAAGATAAAATACGAG AACAAATGGAAAGGCTGGACAATGGTGCACTTCAGTGATTGGATGTAG
- the uev-2 gene encoding UBC core domain-containing protein (Confirmed by transcript evidence), which produces MRRRSNRQYVDLSYFRETADALLFDVETNSREFTNEINTVKEEKAKWDERTPQGYTAKPISFEGADIWCSWICTVPGPRGSPWEGGEYEVSVNFHKWPIIPPICEFKTPLHHPNVDLRGSIYLKMLEQEHWSSETSLKKLLREISNLLATPDLTQAANIEAWMEYENQRENYEAKARAYAWTVNPNAVGYMEVSENSGIQRETAKAKLAVQNGAMESDEDDDDLPIDIEN; this is translated from the exons ATGCGAAGACGTAGCAACAGACAATATGTTGATCTCTCATATTTTCGCGAAACTGCCGATGCGCTATTATTCGACGTTGAAACCAATTCACGCGAATTCACCAATGAAATCAACACTGTGAAGGAGGAGAAAGCCAAGTGGGATGAG agaacacCGCAAGGGTATACGGCAAAGCCAATTAGTTTTGAGGGCGCAGACATATGGTGTTCTTGGATATGTACAGTACCTGGACCGAGAGGAAGCCCCTGGGAGGGAGGGGAATATGAG GTTTCCGTGAACTTTCACAAATGGCCTataattccgccaatttgtgAATTCAAAACGCCGCTTCATCATCCGAACGTGGACCTCAGAG GATCAATTTATCTTAAAATGCTGGAACAAGAGCACTGGTCTTCTGAAACTTCACTCAAGAAACTTCTGAGGGAAATCAGCAATCTACTTGCAACGCCCGATCTTACTCAAGCTGCAAATATTGAAGCCTGGATGGAATATGAGAATCAGCG TGAAAATTACGAGGCTAAAGCTCGAGCTTATGCTTGGACAGTTAACCCGAACGCCGTGGGATACATGGAAGTATCCGAGAATTCCGGAATTCAGAGGGAGACAGCAAAGGCTAAGTTGGCAGTGCAAAATGGTGCCATGGAATCGGACGAGGATGATGACGATCTACCAATTGACATCGAAAACTAA
- the F56D2.3 gene encoding DUF148 domain-containing protein (Confirmed by transcript evidence) has translation MKRILLISLFSAVVNGFYYKRTLYGDANEGAAMPDYVNAYYGFPTIPTQEPRRRPSFNMNPPQGYFHREHPFDFGPFGYMRARIGEANFGEPMEKTDRERAMERAKPGFWRQNQRETMDRIKKIIGEQRMNMEQKQMHIRRVLANESDEIRSKFADIHKRLIMKNNKMTVSSPVPELSKQAKKLEKEAKKIMENKKMSVEKKQEKLDKLMLKAPENVKNELNAMNDSGSTPAPIQAPFPAPGQTEALNRANPSMASQVEVMTRNAPTQAVVEARQIRVSEDGKTVEI, from the exons ATGAAACGTATTCTTTTGATTTCTCTATTTTCGGCGGTTGTCAACGGCTTTTACTACAAGAGAACTTTATACGGAGATGCTAATGAGGGAGCTGCCATGCCAGACTATGTTAATGCTTATTAT GGTTTTCCAACAATCCCAACACAAGAGCCACGTCGGCGACCATCTTTCAACATGAATCCACCACAAGGATATTTTCATCGGGAGCATCCATTTGACTTTGGGCCATTTGGTTATATGAGAGCAAG AATTGGAGAAGCCAACTTCGGTGAGCCCATGGAGAAAACTGACCGCGAGCGAGCTATGGAACGGGCCAAACCGGGATTTTGGCGTCAAAACCAACGCGAAACCATGGATCGGATCAAGAAAATTATTGGAGAGCAGAGAATGAATATGGAGCAGAAGCAAATGCATATTCGAAGAGTTCTAGCAAATGAGAGTGATGAGATAAGG tccAAATTCGCTGATATTCACAAAAGACTGATCATGAAAAACAACAAGATGACCGTCTCCTCTCCAGTTCCAGAGCTTAGCAAACAGGCGAAGAAGCTTGAGAAAGAGGCcaagaaaattatggaaaacaagaaaatgagTGTAGAGAAGAAGCAGGAGAAACTTGACAAACTTATGCTTAAGGCTCCAGAGAACGTTAAGAATGAGCTCAATGCTATGAACGATTCGGG ATCAACACCTGCCCCAATTCAAGCTCCATTCCCAGCTCCAGGACAAACCGAGGCTCTTAATCGGGCAAACCCATCAATGGCTTCTCAAGTTGAAGTAATGACTCGTAATGCACCAACTCAAGCAGTGGTTGAAGCTCGTCAAATCCGAGTTTCCGAAGATGGAAAAACtgtggaaatttaa
- the F56D2.3 gene encoding DUF148 domain-containing protein (Confirmed by transcript evidence), producing the protein MEKTDRERAMERAKPGFWRQNQRETMDRIKKIIGEQRMNMEQKQMHIRRVLANESDEIRSKFADIHKRLIMKNNKMTVSSPVPELSKQAKKLEKEAKKIMENKKMSVEKKQEKLDKLMLKAPENVKNELNAMNDSGSTPAPIQAPFPAPGQTEALNRANPSMASQVEVMTRNAPTQAVVEARQIRVSEDGKTVEI; encoded by the exons ATGGAGAAAACTGACCGCGAGCGAGCTATGGAACGGGCCAAACCGGGATTTTGGCGTCAAAACCAACGCGAAACCATGGATCGGATCAAGAAAATTATTGGAGAGCAGAGAATGAATATGGAGCAGAAGCAAATGCATATTCGAAGAGTTCTAGCAAATGAGAGTGATGAGATAAGG tccAAATTCGCTGATATTCACAAAAGACTGATCATGAAAAACAACAAGATGACCGTCTCCTCTCCAGTTCCAGAGCTTAGCAAACAGGCGAAGAAGCTTGAGAAAGAGGCcaagaaaattatggaaaacaagaaaatgagTGTAGAGAAGAAGCAGGAGAAACTTGACAAACTTATGCTTAAGGCTCCAGAGAACGTTAAGAATGAGCTCAATGCTATGAACGATTCGGG ATCAACACCTGCCCCAATTCAAGCTCCATTCCCAGCTCCAGGACAAACCGAGGCTCTTAATCGGGCAAACCCATCAATGGCTTCTCAAGTTGAAGTAATGACTCGTAATGCACCAACTCAAGCAGTGGTTGAAGCTCGTCAAATCCGAGTTTCCGAAGATGGAAAAACtgtggaaatttaa
- the F56D2.2 gene encoding RBR-type E3 ubiquitin transferase (Confirmed by transcript evidence) yields the protein MSDDSRETQLFELEALESVLRENKLTRISDWADKNAEIRGIIEVGFDTLSDPKVTIEGTSDSSDHFSIPLDILPPIRLKFHLPNDYPSVSSPKLELESYWMNQEQMTSCETELARICEENQMMEVLFMCYQTIIDSIDQSHLKIINLNEACALKNNGETIESLKKKILGKGEEAAEEHFVNTLFDCEVCYDSQMGQHCIKFQPCSHVFCKQCTFDYYRTISKGVVSKAMQCLAEGCKSEAQQNTVKEALGDDLYAKYETIMLEKAIREMEDTVECPRENCQKVAYVTDRQRFLAECSYCNFSFCNLCKQTFHGIERCKWKKGDKELLVKRWKDGDEAEKAEMCRQFGGEKRVEELVERFLNEEWLDSNSKPCPKCSVSIEKNEGCHKMHCTKCDTYFCWLCSETLDKEDPYKHFQGDGSCSGRLFEGVHHDLLDNDDDLLFDMAFNDGSDYDSDETVEYPESDEDIDAEDWLEQEGHFDELFFN from the exons ATGTCAGACGACAGCCGTGAAACTCAGTTATTCGAGCTAGAAGCACTGGAGAGTGTGCTAAGGGAGAATAAATTGACGAGAATCAGTGATTGGGCGgataaaaatgcagaaattcgGGGAATAATTGAA gTAGGATTTGACACATTATCCGATCCAAAAGTCACAATTGAAGGAACGTCTGACTCCAGCGATCATTTTTCCATCCCCCTAGACATTCTTCCACCAATCCGATTGAAATTTCATCTTCCAAATGATTATCCCTCAGTATCATCACCAAAACTTGAACTGGAAAGTTATTGGATGAATCAGGAACAAATGACATCTTGTGAAACCGAGTTGGCAAGGATTTGCGAGGAAAACCAGATGATGGAGGTGCTTTTTATGTGCTATCAAACGATAATTGATTCG ATAGACCAATCTCACCTAAAAATCATCAATCTGAACGAGGCGTGTGCGCTGAAAAACAATGGAGAAACTATTGAAtcgctgaaaaagaaaattcttggaaaaggCGAAGAAGCTGCTGAAGAGCACTTTGTCAATACACTTTTCGATTGTGAA GTATGCTACGACTCTCAAATGGGCCAACATTGCATCAAATTCCAGCCGTGCTCTCACGTTTTCTGCAAACAATGTACTTTCGATTATTATCGTACAATATCGAAAGGTGTTGTG TCAAAAGCCATGCAGTGTCTAGCAGAAGGATGCAAGAGTGAAGCACAACAAAATACGGTTAAGGAGGCACTCGGAGATGATTTATATGCAAA aTACGAGACGATTATGCTGGAGAAGGCGATTCGAGAGATGGAAGACACCGTGGAGTGTCCCAGAGAGAATTGTCAAAAAGTCGCCTACGTCACGGATAG ACAACGCTTCCTGGCCGAATGCTCCTACTGTAACTTTTCGTTCTGCAATCTGTGTAAGCAGACATTCCACGGAATAGAACGCTGCAAATGGAAGAAAGGAGACAAAGAGCTTCTTGTCAAAAGATGGAAGGATGGAGATGAAGCTGAGAAGGCTGAAATGTGCAGGCAATTTGGAGGAGAGAAGCGTGTCGAGGAGCTTGTGGAGCGGTTCCTCAATGAGGAATGGCTGGATTCGAACAGCAAACCGTGTCCCAAGTGCTCGGTGAGCATAGAGAAGAATGAAGGATGCCACAAGATGCACTGTACGAAGTGTGACACCTACTTCTGTTGGTTGTGCTCTGAAACTCTTGACAAGGAAGATCCTTATAAGCATTTTCAGGGAGAT ggaTCATGCTCTGGACGTCTGTTCGAAGGAGTTCATCACGATTTGCTAGATAACGATGACGATCTTCTTTTCGATATGGCATTTAACGACGGTAGTGACTATGACAGTGATGAGACCGTCGAGTATCCTGAATCCGACGAAGATATTGATGCGGAGGATTGGTTAGAGCAAGAAGGACATTTTGACGAGCTTTTCTTTAATTAA